A region from the Rufibacter sp. DG15C genome encodes:
- a CDS encoding DUF502 domain-containing protein encodes MKKLLKYFLNGFLIVAPISLTIYIIVAIVNWLDNLFLLYYPGLGLFIMIFLITLVGFIGSSFLVKPFFVLTERIMNRLPLVSMIYSSLKDLFDAFVGENQKFNQPVLVKMTQFQDVLKLGFITQTSMDALHLPDKVAVYFPHSYNFSGELFLVPRESVTFLEIPSSEVMKFVVSGGVSKL; translated from the coding sequence ATGAAAAAATTACTCAAATACTTTCTCAACGGTTTCCTGATTGTAGCGCCCATTAGCCTCACCATCTACATCATTGTAGCCATTGTGAACTGGCTGGACAACCTCTTCCTGCTGTATTACCCGGGACTGGGACTGTTCATCATGATTTTCCTCATCACCTTGGTGGGCTTCATCGGCTCGTCTTTCTTGGTCAAACCGTTCTTTGTGCTCACCGAGCGCATCATGAACCGCCTGCCGCTGGTGAGCATGATTTACTCCTCACTCAAAGACTTGTTTGACGCCTTTGTAGGCGAGAACCAGAAGTTCAACCAGCCGGTCCTGGTGAAGATGACGCAGTTCCAGGATGTCTTGAAACTGGGCTTTATCACCCAGACTTCCATGGACGCCCTGCATTTACCAGACAAGGTGGCCGTCTACTTTCCGCACTCTTACAACTTCTCGGGTGAGTTGTTCCTGGTGCCGCGTGAAAGCGTGACGTTTCTGGAAATACCAAGCAGCGAGGTGATGAAATTTGTAGTCTCTGGCGGCGTTTCTAAACTATAG
- a CDS encoding 4-hydroxy-3-methylbut-2-enyl diphosphate reductase, whose protein sequence is MNVTIDQNSGYCFGVEFAIQMAEDELEEVTELYCLGDIVHNSMEVQRLYNKGLRIIDRDQLKELRDCKVLIRAHGEPPETYQTALQNNLELIDASCPVVLKLQNRVKHAYDSNKAMNGQIVLYGQQGHAEVIGLAGQTGNEAIVITTEEDLDQLDYSRPITLFSQTTKSTKGFYHMKELIEQRVAAAQASGVQVEALDANDSICRQVSNREPQLEKFAALHDVVIFVSGKKSSNGKALYAVCQRVNPQSYFVENAQELDMDWFKEAASVGICGATSTPMWLMQEVKDAIQAQEAVAV, encoded by the coding sequence ATGAACGTAACCATAGATCAGAATTCGGGCTATTGCTTTGGGGTGGAGTTTGCCATACAGATGGCAGAGGACGAACTAGAGGAAGTAACCGAGCTCTATTGTTTAGGCGACATTGTGCACAACAGCATGGAGGTGCAGCGTTTGTACAACAAGGGCCTGCGCATCATTGACCGCGACCAGCTCAAGGAACTGCGGGACTGCAAAGTCTTGATTAGAGCGCACGGCGAGCCGCCAGAAACGTATCAAACGGCCTTGCAGAATAACCTGGAGCTAATTGACGCCTCTTGTCCGGTGGTGCTCAAGTTGCAGAACCGCGTCAAGCATGCCTATGACTCCAACAAGGCCATGAACGGTCAGATTGTGCTCTACGGGCAGCAAGGCCACGCCGAGGTGATTGGTTTGGCCGGTCAGACCGGCAACGAGGCCATTGTCATTACTACTGAGGAGGATTTGGACCAGTTGGATTACAGCCGCCCCATCACCTTGTTCAGCCAGACTACCAAAAGTACCAAGGGCTTTTACCACATGAAGGAGCTGATTGAGCAACGGGTAGCCGCCGCTCAAGCCTCTGGTGTTCAAGTAGAAGCATTGGATGCCAATGACAGCATCTGCCGCCAGGTGTCTAACCGCGAACCGCAGCTAGAGAAGTTCGCCGCTTTGCATGACGTGGTCATCTTTGTGAGCGGTAAGAAAAGCTCCAACGGCAAGGCGCTCTACGCCGTTTGCCAGCGCGTAAATCCGCAGAGTTATTTTGTGGAGAACGCCCAGGAACTGGACATGGACTGGTTCAAGGAGGCCGCCTCGGTGGGTATCTGCGGGGCCACGTCTACGCCCATGTGGCTGATGCAGGAAGTAAAAGACGCTATTCAGGCACAGGAGGCCGTAGCCGTATAA
- the cmk gene encoding (d)CMP kinase: protein MKKIVVALDGHSSCGKSTTAKQVAKELGYAYIDTGAMYRAVTLYFLEHYIDLTNPKKVQDALAHIEVTFHRNPKTHRNEVFLNGLNVEDEIRTMYVSNMVSEVSVIPAVRRAMVAEQQKMGKRRGVVMDGRDIGTVVFPDAEVKVFMTADVETRAKRRQEELFEKDQLVPFDEIVENLKKRDHIDSTREDSPLRQAEDAHLLDTSHITIDEQVEFVMRLVDSKLAHLSVTNE from the coding sequence ATGAAGAAGATTGTAGTAGCCCTGGACGGGCACTCTTCCTGCGGTAAAAGTACCACCGCTAAGCAGGTGGCGAAAGAACTGGGCTATGCCTACATTGACACCGGGGCCATGTACCGGGCGGTAACGCTTTATTTTCTGGAGCATTACATTGACCTCACCAACCCCAAAAAAGTACAGGATGCCTTGGCCCACATAGAGGTCACCTTCCATAGAAACCCCAAAACCCACCGCAACGAGGTCTTCTTGAATGGCCTCAACGTGGAGGATGAGATTAGGACCATGTACGTATCTAACATGGTGAGCGAGGTGAGCGTGATACCGGCCGTGCGCCGCGCCATGGTAGCCGAGCAGCAGAAGATGGGCAAGCGCCGCGGCGTGGTGATGGACGGCCGTGACATTGGCACCGTAGTCTTTCCAGACGCCGAGGTGAAAGTATTTATGACCGCCGATGTGGAGACCCGCGCCAAGCGCCGGCAGGAGGAGCTCTTTGAGAAAGACCAGTTGGTGCCCTTTGACGAGATTGTGGAGAACCTGAAGAAGCGCGACCACATAGACTCTACCCGTGAGGACAGCCCGTTGCGCCAAGCCGAGGACGCGCATCTACTGGACACCTCGCACATCACCATTGATGAGCAGGTGGAGTTTGTCATGCGCCTGGTAGACTCTAAACTGGCACACTTATCAGTGACTAATGAATGA
- the ade gene encoding adenine deaminase: MSTRRFFKVSGHIVDVLRQEIYQGTLEIMDGTITAITRESVSETHYILPGFIDAHVHVESSMLVPSEFARLAVPHGTVATVSDPHEIGNVLGLKGVEYMLDNGKKVPFKFFFGAPSCVPATPFETAGAEITPEDIEELFLRPEVKYLAEMMNWPGVLNGDDLVMQKITLAQKFDKQVDGHAPGLRGEQAAAYAAAGMTTDHECFTAEEALDKLAVGMKILIREGSAAKNFDALIPLLKDHAASIMFCSDDKHPDNLVEGHINELVKRALAQGHDLFHVLQAACVNPVQHYKLEVGLLQKKEPADFIIVNNLEDFTIQQTYINGQLVAENGKTKIDFTPSDIINNFHAQAKMVEQFKLPAQQATRVKVIEPYDGQLITGLLTAQAKIENGNIVSDVANDVLKMTVVNRYENAEPAIAFIKNFGLKRGAIASSVGHDSHNIIAVGCDDESLCRAVNLVIEAKGGISAVSGESEEILPLPVAGIMSAEDGYWVAEQYAKLDRIAKEMGSTLNSPYMTLSFMALLVIPALKLSDKGLFDGQKFAFVDVLEQS, encoded by the coding sequence ATGAGCACACGTCGTTTTTTCAAGGTAAGCGGGCACATTGTAGATGTGCTGCGCCAGGAAATCTACCAAGGCACCCTGGAAATCATGGACGGCACCATCACAGCCATCACCCGCGAATCCGTCTCTGAAACGCACTACATCTTGCCCGGGTTCATAGACGCCCACGTACACGTGGAGAGCTCCATGCTGGTGCCCTCAGAGTTTGCGCGCCTGGCCGTGCCGCACGGCACCGTGGCCACCGTCTCTGACCCGCATGAGATTGGCAACGTACTGGGCCTCAAAGGCGTGGAGTACATGTTGGACAACGGAAAGAAAGTACCCTTCAAGTTTTTCTTCGGGGCGCCGTCCTGCGTGCCGGCCACTCCGTTTGAGACCGCCGGCGCAGAGATAACGCCCGAAGACATTGAGGAATTGTTCCTGCGCCCCGAGGTGAAGTACTTAGCCGAGATGATGAACTGGCCGGGCGTCCTGAACGGCGATGACCTGGTGATGCAGAAAATAACCCTGGCCCAGAAGTTCGACAAGCAGGTAGACGGCCACGCGCCCGGCCTGCGCGGAGAACAGGCCGCCGCCTACGCCGCCGCCGGCATGACCACCGACCATGAGTGCTTTACCGCCGAGGAGGCCCTGGACAAACTGGCCGTGGGGATGAAAATTTTGATACGTGAAGGAAGCGCCGCCAAGAACTTTGACGCCCTTATTCCCTTGCTCAAAGACCACGCAGCCAGCATCATGTTCTGCTCAGATGACAAACACCCAGACAACCTGGTGGAAGGCCATATCAACGAGCTGGTCAAACGCGCCTTGGCGCAAGGCCATGACTTATTCCACGTACTGCAGGCCGCCTGCGTGAATCCCGTACAGCATTACAAATTGGAAGTAGGCCTGCTCCAAAAGAAAGAACCCGCCGACTTTATCATCGTCAACAACCTAGAGGACTTCACCATTCAACAGACCTACATCAACGGACAGCTGGTAGCCGAAAACGGCAAGACCAAGATTGACTTCACGCCCAGCGACATCATTAATAACTTCCACGCTCAGGCCAAGATGGTTGAGCAGTTCAAACTACCTGCGCAGCAAGCAACCAGAGTGAAAGTCATTGAGCCGTATGACGGGCAGCTAATAACAGGCTTGCTCACTGCTCAGGCCAAGATTGAGAACGGCAATATTGTCTCTGACGTGGCCAATGACGTGCTCAAGATGACCGTGGTGAACCGCTATGAGAACGCCGAGCCGGCCATTGCCTTCATCAAGAATTTCGGGCTGAAACGCGGGGCCATTGCGTCTAGCGTGGGGCATGACTCACACAACATCATTGCCGTGGGTTGTGATGATGAGAGTCTGTGCCGCGCGGTGAACCTGGTCATTGAGGCCAAAGGCGGAATATCGGCTGTTTCTGGGGAATCAGAGGAAATCCTGCCCTTGCCGGTGGCCGGCATCATGTCTGCGGAGGACGGCTATTGGGTAGCTGAACAGTATGCCAAGCTGGACCGCATCGCCAAGGAGATGGGCAGCACCTTGAACTCGCCGTACATGACCCTTAGCTTTATGGCCCTGCTGGTGATTCCGGCGTTGAAACTGAGCGACAAGGGCCTGTTTGACGGGCAGAAGTTTGCCTTTGTAGACGTTCTGGAGCAGAGCTAG
- a CDS encoding sulfite exporter TauE/SafE family protein: protein MVTEILLFIVGVLVSAFGTLIGFGGGVFLVPILIIFFQFPIEVAIGSAMCSLLPAALITSFFSYREKNIDYVVASLIQPFAMLGTVLGAFLVAYIPVLHMQALFALFVSVTGVYMLVSHVQAKARKQGVLYRINRMPTSFIRKNHQKHIAYRLNGSLVSFFGLCTGTMAGLFGIGGGFLQTPIMIKVFKIPPQIAISTSLFLLVITSLTGISSHYWLGNVDWVKSAPLMLAFAVGAVLGRILKKQNRLHHPERMIGIGLLLAGASVIAHIFLKYEFNW, encoded by the coding sequence TTGGTCACAGAGATTCTCCTTTTCATAGTGGGCGTTTTGGTCAGCGCGTTCGGCACCCTCATTGGGTTTGGCGGCGGCGTGTTTCTGGTACCCATCCTCATCATCTTCTTCCAGTTTCCCATTGAGGTGGCCATTGGCAGTGCCATGTGCTCTTTGCTCCCGGCGGCGCTCATCACCTCCTTTTTTAGTTACAGAGAAAAGAACATTGACTACGTGGTGGCCTCGCTCATTCAACCATTTGCCATGCTGGGCACGGTATTAGGGGCTTTTCTGGTAGCCTACATTCCAGTGCTCCACATGCAGGCCTTGTTTGCCCTCTTCGTCTCAGTGACGGGTGTCTACATGCTGGTGTCGCATGTGCAGGCCAAGGCTAGAAAACAGGGCGTACTGTACCGCATCAACCGCATGCCCACCTCTTTCATCCGGAAGAACCACCAAAAGCACATTGCCTACCGCCTCAACGGAAGCCTGGTGTCCTTTTTTGGGTTGTGCACCGGCACCATGGCAGGTCTGTTTGGGATTGGCGGCGGATTTCTGCAGACGCCCATCATGATCAAGGTCTTCAAGATTCCTCCCCAGATTGCCATCTCCACGTCGCTGTTTCTGTTGGTCATCACCAGCCTCACGGGTATCTCGTCGCATTACTGGCTGGGGAACGTGGACTGGGTCAAAAGCGCGCCCTTGATGCTGGCCTTTGCTGTAGGAGCGGTGCTGGGCCGCATCCTCAAAAAGCAGAACCGCTTGCACCACCCAGAACGCATGATTGGGATAGGCTTATTGCTGGCGGGCGCCAGCGTCATTGCCCACATCTTCCTCAAGTACGAATTCAACTGGTAA
- a CDS encoding response regulator produces MKKLQGILLIDDDDTNNFLNNRLLSRMDVTDQIREFRNGKQAFDYLYAISQGIVDANSPEYVKPSLILLDINMPVMDGFEFLQMFQKLDPEFTKDIVLAILTTSEHKQDTERAAASNIAYLTKPLTTEKMEEVLQAYFPAEQQQ; encoded by the coding sequence ATGAAAAAGTTACAGGGCATTCTGCTAATAGACGACGACGACACCAACAATTTCCTGAACAACCGTTTACTCTCGCGAATGGACGTTACAGACCAGATACGGGAGTTCAGAAACGGCAAGCAAGCCTTTGATTATTTGTACGCCATCAGTCAGGGCATTGTGGACGCCAACTCTCCTGAGTACGTAAAGCCGTCCCTCATCCTGCTGGACATCAACATGCCCGTGATGGACGGGTTTGAGTTTTTGCAGATGTTTCAGAAGCTGGACCCCGAGTTCACCAAAGATATTGTGCTGGCCATCCTGACCACCTCAGAGCATAAGCAGGACACGGAGCGCGCCGCCGCCAGCAACATTGCCTACCTCACCAAGCCCTTGACCACAGAGAAAATGGAAGAAGTGCTGCAGGCGTACTTTCCGGCAGAGCAACAGCAGTAG
- a CDS encoding ATP-binding protein, with translation MDSLLFLPLPTLAQVRPAVPPQYEWLFLIGEILSGTAYLVVAGILFYLAIKRDDQQRKMVLMLFGVLGALGAGVHFLNLWGSGDWFLTVQIIRFVIGVFSILTAVALYKAIPNLLAIPSPERLEKSNQELRDQIQERERAEVALRETQQELEQRVQQRTAQLITANRDMEREMESRKSAEKQLIAKNYELVRTNADLDDFVYYASRDIKGPVLNVAGLVAAIKEELPPNNEVLANLFSRLDNSVEQINRKLNNLSEVSRIQRPAEQAQQSKVSFQEVFDEVRQTLDERLKEVQHTIETDFSSAPEVYISRENLHSLLFHLLTNSIKYRDPSRPLHILVSSDQQDRFIRLMVKDNGLGMETTQYEGKIFSLFRRFHDHVEGSGIGLYIIKRIMDNHRGKVEVKSTVGEGTTFYLSFINTAPTSSPSETTAARV, from the coding sequence ATGGATTCACTGCTCTTTCTGCCGTTGCCCACATTGGCGCAGGTTCGGCCCGCTGTCCCACCCCAATATGAGTGGCTTTTCCTTATTGGCGAAATCCTGTCTGGTACCGCTTACCTGGTGGTGGCCGGCATCCTTTTTTACCTGGCCATAAAACGAGACGACCAACAGCGCAAGATGGTGCTCATGCTCTTCGGGGTGCTGGGTGCACTGGGTGCCGGGGTGCATTTCCTCAATTTGTGGGGAAGCGGCGACTGGTTCCTGACGGTGCAGATCATCCGGTTTGTGATTGGCGTGTTCTCCATCCTGACGGCGGTGGCCCTGTATAAGGCTATTCCCAACCTGCTGGCCATTCCCAGTCCAGAGCGTCTAGAGAAATCTAACCAAGAACTTCGTGATCAGATACAGGAAAGGGAGCGTGCCGAGGTTGCCTTGCGCGAGACTCAGCAGGAGCTGGAGCAACGCGTACAGCAGCGCACGGCCCAGCTCATCACCGCCAACCGCGACATGGAACGCGAGATGGAGAGCCGCAAAAGCGCCGAGAAACAACTCATCGCCAAAAACTATGAGCTGGTGCGCACCAATGCAGACTTAGATGATTTTGTCTATTACGCCTCCAGAGACATAAAGGGACCGGTGCTCAACGTAGCGGGTCTGGTGGCCGCCATCAAGGAAGAACTACCCCCCAACAATGAGGTGCTGGCCAATCTTTTCTCCCGGCTGGATAACTCAGTGGAGCAGATTAACCGCAAGCTTAACAACCTCTCTGAGGTAAGCAGAATCCAACGCCCCGCAGAGCAGGCCCAGCAAAGCAAAGTGTCATTTCAGGAGGTTTTTGACGAGGTGCGGCAAACCCTGGACGAGCGCTTAAAAGAAGTGCAGCATACCATTGAGACAGACTTTTCCTCAGCCCCAGAAGTATACATTTCCAGGGAGAACCTGCACAGCCTGCTCTTTCACTTGCTCACCAATTCCATCAAGTACCGGGATCCGTCCAGGCCTTTGCATATTCTAGTGTCCTCAGACCAACAAGACAGGTTTATACGGCTCATGGTCAAAGACAACGGGCTTGGCATGGAGACCACGCAGTATGAGGGCAAGATCTTCTCCTTGTTCAGGCGGTTCCATGACCACGTGGAGGGCAGCGGCATTGGCCTCTACATCATCAAGCGCATCATGGACAATCACCGAGGCAAGGTAGAAGTGAAAAGCACCGTGGGCGAAGGCACCACCTTCTATCTTTCCTTTATCAATACAGCACCAACATCATCACCATCAGAAACCACCGCAGCACGCGTATGA
- a CDS encoding carboxypeptidase-like regulatory domain-containing protein: MNQYLRLLFFFCFSLWAVSPLSAQTQDHYVWVSGQVLKQVDKTPIAGVSVFTKRSGLGTSSDGAGRFRVQIASTDTLVFRALGYREKLYVPALRSVTELRVNILLQEESVQLKEVQVGPVATPEKVDRVLRNMKPRAAAPKPRMNPMVPRVIIPPKPLSSAPPSPLMLLTSPLSYFYEQFSKDGKQRRRVALLLEEQELQKAIERDNLRKDSIRQARLRYNRFFRDTVSFYPRW; encoded by the coding sequence ATGAACCAGTATTTACGTCTTCTCTTTTTCTTCTGCTTTTCTCTGTGGGCGGTTAGCCCCCTGTCTGCGCAAACCCAGGACCATTACGTGTGGGTAAGCGGCCAGGTATTAAAGCAAGTGGACAAGACGCCCATTGCCGGCGTTTCTGTCTTCACGAAAAGGAGCGGGCTGGGCACTTCTTCTGATGGGGCCGGCAGGTTTAGGGTGCAAATTGCCTCTACAGACACCTTGGTATTCAGGGCGCTGGGCTATCGGGAGAAACTGTACGTGCCGGCCTTGCGCAGCGTAACTGAACTGCGCGTGAACATCCTTTTGCAGGAAGAAAGCGTGCAGCTCAAAGAGGTGCAGGTAGGCCCCGTGGCCACGCCAGAGAAAGTAGACCGTGTGCTAAGAAACATGAAGCCCCGCGCCGCCGCGCCCAAACCCCGCATGAACCCCATGGTGCCGCGCGTCATCATTCCGCCCAAGCCGTTGAGCTCTGCGCCTCCGTCCCCACTCATGCTCTTGACTAGTCCGCTCAGTTATTTCTATGAGCAGTTTTCCAAAGACGGCAAGCAGCGCCGCCGCGTGGCCTTGCTATTAGAGGAACAAGAACTGCAGAAAGCCATTGAGCGCGACAACCTCAGGAAAGACTCCATTAGACAGGCGCGCCTGCGTTACAACCGTTTCTTTAGGGACACCGTGAGTTTCTACCCGCGCTGGTAA
- a CDS encoding metallophosphoesterase, which translates to MTRLIITLILILLIDVYVFQAVRTVMMGSTPLLKKSAYFIYWALSLFTLGTVLLAMFTRGTAPNPMRMQVANILFIFFISKAVIVLFLLVDDLVRLTQLISNTVRGPESPKFNLGRHKFLSQMALMMGAIPLGTLVWGMVKGAYDYQIKKVTLKFPNLPPAFEGFRLLQITDLHTGSFHSGEPLQKAVQLINQQECDVVVFTGDLVNNVATEVEPHVDTLGQIKAKSGVFSILGNHDYGDYMQWETAAQKVQNLADLKNAHKRMGWDLLLNEHRVLERDGQKIALLGVENWGHRMNFPKYGIMSKAYEGTQEYPVKILLSHDPSHWDGEVNQKYQDIDLMLSGHTHGMQFGVNIPGFKWSPVQYVYKQWSGLYQKGKQYLYVNVGLGFLGYHGRVGFLPEITVFEFKRG; encoded by the coding sequence ATGACCCGATTAATTATAACCCTCATCCTAATCCTCTTGATTGACGTGTATGTCTTTCAGGCGGTGAGAACGGTGATGATGGGTTCAACTCCTCTGCTCAAGAAAAGCGCCTACTTCATATACTGGGCCTTGAGCCTTTTCACGCTAGGAACGGTTTTGCTGGCCATGTTCACCCGGGGTACGGCGCCCAATCCCATGCGCATGCAGGTGGCCAACATCCTGTTCATCTTCTTCATCTCCAAGGCGGTCATTGTGCTGTTTTTATTAGTGGATGATTTGGTGCGGCTCACGCAGCTTATCTCTAACACCGTGAGAGGCCCAGAAAGCCCTAAGTTTAACCTAGGAAGACATAAGTTTCTGAGCCAGATGGCCTTGATGATGGGCGCTATTCCGCTGGGCACCTTGGTGTGGGGCATGGTGAAGGGAGCCTATGATTACCAGATCAAGAAGGTGACGCTCAAGTTTCCTAACCTTCCGCCGGCCTTTGAAGGATTTAGGCTATTGCAGATCACGGATTTGCACACGGGCAGTTTTCATTCTGGGGAGCCGCTGCAAAAAGCCGTGCAACTCATCAACCAGCAAGAATGTGACGTGGTGGTGTTTACCGGTGACCTAGTGAACAACGTAGCCACTGAGGTAGAGCCGCACGTAGACACCCTCGGCCAAATCAAAGCCAAATCTGGGGTCTTCTCCATTCTGGGCAACCATGACTACGGCGATTACATGCAATGGGAAACCGCCGCGCAGAAGGTACAGAACCTAGCCGACCTCAAGAACGCTCACAAGCGCATGGGCTGGGATCTGTTGTTGAATGAGCACCGCGTCCTGGAGCGCGACGGTCAGAAAATAGCCTTGCTGGGCGTAGAGAACTGGGGGCACCGCATGAATTTTCCTAAGTACGGTATTATGTCCAAGGCCTATGAAGGCACGCAGGAATATCCGGTGAAGATTTTGCTTTCGCATGATCCCTCTCACTGGGACGGCGAGGTGAACCAAAAATACCAGGACATTGATTTGATGCTTTCGGGCCATACCCACGGCATGCAATTTGGGGTGAACATACCTGGTTTTAAATGGAGCCCGGTGCAATACGTCTACAAGCAGTGGTCAGGCCTGTACCAGAAAGGAAAGCAGTACCTGTACGTGAACGTGGGCCTGGGCTTCTTGGGCTACCATGGGCGCGTGGGTTTCTTGCCAGAGATTACCGTCTTTGAATTTAAGCGAGGTTAA